In Ictalurus furcatus strain D&B chromosome 23, Billie_1.0, whole genome shotgun sequence, a single window of DNA contains:
- the LOC128599446 gene encoding potassium-transporting ATPase alpha chain 1, whose product MNKTDSYEMFVEMDKMDGDMDVKIKKKKKQKKKERLENMKKEMDIDDHEITIEELEARYSTSITKGLSSRIAEQILERDGPNELKPPKGTPEYVKFARQLAGGLQCLMWVAAVICFIAFGIECAKGEIGSYDNLYLAITLITVVVVTGCFGYYQEFKSTNIIASFKNLVPQQAMVIRDGQKTQINANLLVVGDMVEIKGGDRVPADIRIITSQSCKVDNSSLTGESEPQTRSPECTHESPLETRNIAFFSTTCLEGIATGMIINTGDRTIIGRIASLASGVGNEKTPIAIEIEHFVDIIAGLAIFFGFTFFVVAMFIGYAFLEAMIFFMAIVVAYVPEGLLATVTVCLSLTAKRLARKNCVVKNLEAVETLGSTSVICSDKTGTLTQNRMTVAHLWFDNVIHAADTTEDQSGQSFDQSSETWRALGRVASLCNRAFFKPNQETVPIPKRQVVGDASETALLKFTELTIGNIVDYRARFKKICEVPFNSTNKFQLSIHELEDPLDLRYLLVMKGAPERILERCSTILIKGQELPLDEQWKEAFQTAYMDLGGLGERVLGFCHLYLNEKEFPRGFSFDADELNFTTSGLCFAGLISMIDPPRATVPDAVMKCRTAGIRVVMVTGDHPITARAIAANVGIISEGSETVEDIASRLRIPVEQVKKRDARACVINGGQLKDMTSDELDDALKNHPEMVFARTSPQQKLIIVESCQRLGSIVAVTGDGVNDSPALKKADIGIAMGIAGSDAAKNAADMILLDDNFASIVTGVEQGRLIFDNLKKSIAYTLTKNIPELTPYLIYITVSVPLPLGCITILFIELATDIFPSVSLAYEKAESDIMHLKPRNPRRDRLVNEALAVYSYFQIGAIQSFAGFTDYFTAMAQEGWFPLLCVGLRSQWEDARLQDLQDSYGQEWTFSQRLYQEYTCYTVFFVSIEVCQISDVLIRKTRRLSVFQQGFFRNKVLVTAIVFQLCLGNLLCYCPGMPNIFNFMPIRVQWWFVPLPYGILIFVYDEIRKLGVRRHPGSWWDQELYY is encoded by the exons ATGAATAAAACG GACTCCTACGAGATGTTTGTGGAGATGGATAAAATGGACGGGGACATGGACGTGAAgatcaagaaaaagaaaaaacagaagaaaaaggagCGACTGGAGAACATGAAGAAGGAGATGGACATC GACGACCACGAGATCACGATCGAGGAGTTAGAGGCGAGATACTCGACAAGCATTACCAAA GGTCTGTCCTCGAGGATCGCTGAGCAGATCCTGGAGCGCGACGGCCCCAACGAGCTGAAGCCACCCAAAGGGACGCCCGAGTACGTGAAGTTCGCCCGGCAGCTGGCTGGAGGTCTGCAGTGTCTGATGTGGGTCGCTGCCGTCATCTGCTTCATCGCGTTCGGCATCGAGTGTGCGAAGGGGGAAATCGGCAGCTACGACAAC cTTTATTTGGCCATTACGCTCATCACTGTGGTCGTCGTGACCGGCTGTTTTGGTTACTACCAGGAATTCAAGAGCACCAACATCATCGCCAGTTTCAAGAATCTGGTACCACAG CAAGCCATGGTGATCCGAGACGGCCAGAAGACCCAGATCAACGCCAACCTGCTGGTGGTGGGCGACATGGTGGAGATTAAAGGAGGAGACAGGGTTCCTGCTGACATCCGTATCATCACGTCACAGAGCTGTAAG GTGGATAATTCATCTCTGACCGGCGAGTCGGAGCCTCAGACCAGGAGCCCCGAGTGCACACATGAGAGTCCGCTGGAAACCCGCAATATCGCCTTCTTCTCTACAACATGTTTagaag GTATAGCGACAGGGATGATCATCAACACCGGTGACCGCACCATCATCGGACGCATCGCCAGCCTGGCCTCAGGAGTGGGCAACGAGAAAACCCCGATCGCCATCGAGATCGAGCATTTTGTCGACATCATCGCTGGTCTGGCCATCTTCTTCGGCTTCACGTTCTTCGTGGTCGCCATGTTTATCGGTTACGCCTTCTTGGAGGCCATGATCTTCTTCATGGCTATCGTGGTGGCTTACGTGCCTGAAGGACTTTTAGCTACTGTCACT gtgtgtctgtctctgacGGCCAAACGTCTGGCCAGGAAGAACTGCGTGGTGAAGAATTTGGAAGCCGTGGAGACTCTAGGTTCTACGTCCGTCATCTGCTCGGATAAAACAGGAACCCTGACACAGAACCGCATGACCGTGGCTCACCTGTGGTTTGACAACGTGATCCACGCCGCAGACACAACCGAGGACCAGTCAG GTCAGAGTTTTGACCAGTCCTCGGAGACGTGGAGGGCACTGGGACGAGTTGCGAGTCTGTGCAATCGGGCGTTTTTCAAACCCAATCAGGAGACGGTGCCGATCCCCAAG AGACAAGTGGTGGGCGATGCTTCTGAGACGGCTCTGTTAAAGTTCACCGAGTTAACCATCGGAAACATCGTAGACTACAGAGCACGGTTCAAAAAGATCTGTGAGGTGCCGTTCAACTCCACCAACAAGTTCCAG CTTTCAATACATGAGCTGGAGGATCCTCTGGACCTGCGCTACCTGCTGGTGATGAAAGGAGCACCGGAGAGGATCCTGGAGCGCTGCTCCACCATCCTGATTAAGGGTCAGGAGCTGCCTCTGGACGAGCAGTGGAAAGAAGCCTTCCAGACCGCGTACATGGACCTGGGAggactgggagagagagtgcTGG GTTTCTGCCACTTGTACCTGAACGAGAAGGAGTTTCCTCGCGGCTTCAGCTTCGACGCAGATGAATTGAACTTCACCACGTCTGGACTTTGCTTCGCCGGCCTCATCTCCATGATCGACCCTCCTCGTGCCACTGTACCTGACGCTGTGATGAAATGTCGTACGGCTGGCATCCGA GTCGTCATGGTTACCGGAGACCATCCCATCACGGCAAGGGCGATCGCCGCGAACGTGGGCATCATATCGGAGGGCAGTGAGACGGTGGAGGACATCGCCAGCAGACTGCGCATCCCCGTGGAGCAGGTTAAGAAGAG AGACGCTCGTGCTTGTGTTATTAACGGAGGTCAGCTGAAGGACATGACCAGCGACGAGTTAGACGACGCTCTGAAGAATCACCCAGAGATGGTGTTCGCCCGCACATCTCCCCAGCAGAAACTCATCATCGTGGAGAGCTGCCAGCGTCTG GGCTCCATCGTGGCAGTAACAGGAGATGGAGTAAACGATTCCCCTGCTCTGAAGAAGGCGGATATCGGTATTGCGATGGGTATCGCCGGTTCTGACGCTGCTAAAAACGCTGCAGATATGATCCTGCTGGACGATAACTTCGCCTCTATCGTAACTGGAGTCGAACAGG GTCGGCTTATCTTTGATAACCTAAAGAAATCCATCGCCTACACTCTGACGAAGAACATTCCAGAGCTGACTCCGTACCTCATCTACATCACGGTCAGCGTGCCGCTGCCACTAGGCTGCATCACCATCCTCTTCATCGAGCTCGCCACGGACATC TTCCCCTCAGTGTCCCTGGCCTACGAAAAAGCCGAGAGCGACATCATGCATCTCAAACCCAGGAACCCACGCAGAGACCGGCTGGTGAACGAAGCCCTCGCCGTCTACTCCTACTTTCAGATCG GAGCGATCCAGTCTTTCGCAGGATTCACAGATTACTTCACGGCGATGGCTCAGGAGGGCTGGTTCCCGTTGTTGTGTGTGGGCCTTCGCTCTCAGTGGGAAGACGCCAGACTACAGGACCTACAGGACAGCTACGGACAGGAATGG ACGTTCAGTCAGCGTCTGTATCAGGAGTACACCTGCTACACCGTCTTCTTCGTCAGTATTGAGGTCTGCCAGATTTCTGATGTGTTAATCAGGAAAACTCGCCGGCTGTCTGTCTTCCAGCAGGGCTTCTTCAG aAATAAGGTGCTTGTGACTGCCATAGTCTTCCAGCTGTGTCTCGGTAACTTGTTGTGCTACTGCCCAGGGATGCCGAACATCTTCAACTTCATGCCTATCAG GGTGCAGTGGTGGTTTGTGCCGTTGCCGTACGGCATTCTGATCTTCGTGTATGATGAAATAAGGAAACTAGGCGTGAGAAGACACCCAGGCA